Genomic DNA from Magnolia sinica isolate HGM2019 chromosome 4, MsV1, whole genome shotgun sequence:
acatacaaacatgcatgatgatacatccatccatccatgcatgcatacatacataaacacatgcatgatgatccatccatccatgatctaacaatccatccatctatccatgcatgcatacacacatacacacacatgcgtgatgatctatccatccagtcttccatccatgcatgcatacatacatacatatacacacacataaatccatccatgcatgtatgcatgcatacacacacatgcataatatgtCCATCCATGCacgcatgcatacgtttcatccatccatgcatccatgcatacatatacacacatatacacatgtgttttatcataaaaccatgcataatgcatccatacaaaaaaaaatccatgcgtgcatgcatacatatggGGAATTGAACACATTTATACCAATTTGTAGTTCAATCATAACCATCGTGTTTGAGGGTGAAGAAGATTCCTAAAGAATACCTGAATAATAGCAACACTACCAGAGAGTTTTGCTATTCTTTCATTAAGCTTCTCTCTTTCATAATCCTATTTAGCAGCCTGCAAAAACCTAAAATATATATGCCACTAAGGATGCTCAATAGCTGAAGGATGATGGAGAAGGAAAGGCTAAGAACAATTTAAttacaattaaaaattaaaaaatgaaaaaataaaacacctcaacaaaaaatGTAATTTACTCTTCTAAAACTTCACCTAAAAGTTAAAACGCTACGTAACTGATGGAATTTACTCTTCTCAAAGTGGTTAATTTCCATTTGAAAATATAAGTATTTAATTGAAAATTTGAGGAAGAGGACAGGTTCAAATGGCTATCTAGCacctttttttctaaaaattaaaataaaatcagatatataacaaaaaaaaaataaggaaTATGCAAGTTCTAGTGTTCCTATTGTTAGAGCCTGATGCAATTTGAGATGAGATGTGTAGTTATATAATGATTTCATTTCCTCAAATATGAAAGTGAATCATCGTAATAACGGACAACCAAAGGATGTTTCCATCATCTTCATCCTTTTGAATTTTATAGTGCATTGACTAAGAAAAAGAATGCCATCATTCATCCACATGCACATCAAAGACGCTTACATATACACATCGTATACATAGGCAATTAGACATCACATATTTTAGCTAATTCATGCAATTTTAGCTACAAAAAGTCAAGGGAGAGCTTTTCcacaaatttctattcttttccaCAAATTGTTATGATAAATCATTGCTTACTTCTAAAAACTATAGTATTGGCTATAAGAAGAAACATGGTTTTGTTGCAATATACTGTTCATTGCAGATATTGTAATTGGTGGTTTCTCCTGCTTCACGATGGGAATACTAGAGATTTAAGCTAAAAGTTCTAAAAACTTGAGGAAGGaaacacttgatttttaagctaaaAGTTCTAAAAAGTGTGACCTAGCTTGAGcagcttttggacatttttgtCACCACAATTAGCTTCTTAGGGTAGAAAACTTTCAATATTCAATGGGTTTTgaaagaaatttcaaatgaagttaAGGGTATATTGGAAACTAAAAAATGTGGTTGTTGTTGGTTAAACAGAGGCTACAACATGTTTGGATTTTCCCACAAGAAGCATTTCCCACAGGTTTTGATATGGTTGCTCCTTTAACACAATTTGGTATGGTGGCTGGTTTACACCCCCAAATTGCATCCTTCGATTTATTTATGCCATTCATGTTCTCAATACAACCACATAAAAGCTATCTACATGACTGTATCAATCTCCTCTACCTATCTACATGTATTTGCATGTATTTGCATTTGTATACCTCAATGTCAAACTTCAGGTTCATTTTAAggtttggtagtgcatagatctcaGCAAGCAAACCAAGGATGCCCATAGTCCGGGGATTAGAAGGCCGATAAGCAAGATTACTTTGGCATGGCTCCAGAATTTGCAGAAAATATTGGCATATTAAAAACCCAGACCTGTGATAGAAAACCATATTGCCAATCTTGTACTCACTAACGGATTGAACAACTTTCCAATCATGAGATCCAAATTATACCCACTAAGAAAACATATCAAATGGATACAACAAATAAGAAAACACAACACAAACATAAACAAAGCACGATGATAGAAAACCCCTTTCTACAATAATGACATACTACAGCCTATTAATGCCCACTCCACAAATCTTTCCCTTTCTAACAAAGAAAACCAACAGATACATAAGTAGCAAGAGTGGGGTTTAAAATCCCACtaccaaatgaaataaaatatcaaaaaatatgGTGGAACCTACTTGATAATAGCAAGAGTTCATTTGGATGAACCTACTTTCCAACAAGATTACTTTCCAACACTAGATGGTTGGTGTAGTTCCTAGACTTGAGAGATTTGTACTCAAGGGGCCAATAAAGTAAAATTCAGCAGATGGAAAGTAATGCTTCATACACAAACTAGTAATGCTATTGTGCTATCATGTACCGGTGAAAtcgtaaaaaaaaagaagtaaacatGAGCAAGTACCCGTGAAAGTGTTGCATGATAAGAGAAGTAAGAGCAGTCACAAGCGTCTTTGCATTTGGCCTCTCACGAGGTTCATATTGCAAGCAACGAGAAGCCAATCGCACCAACTCAGTTCCATCATCATTTGAGAAGTGGCCTTCCAAGCAAGAATCCATCAGCATCAGGAAATTCTTATCGCGTATAAGGTTTGTTGACTTGCTGTTTGTTGTTACTAATTATGAACAATGGAATGATGTCTTCTTGTTCTAAACCCATAATGTCAAACTTCCCAGTAAGATTTGTTGCTGAAAACAAGACAACTCTAtcatcttcattcactgcttcctTTCCCAACTCGACCAGATTGATATCAGAATGCCTGCCAGGAAAGAAGGAACCAGTCTAATCAtagaaaaacattaaaaaaaaaatagataccaTGTATGGGTGGATGCCAATTACTAACAAAATGCATGCAATAGGTACATGTTTAGAAAAAAGAAGCCAATTTCATAGAAAGAACAAAATAACACACATTATGGGACATGAAATACTAATTGTTGGCATTATATTTCACAACATCTAATAAGCACTTCATACATGTGTGGCATCCAGGCTTGGATAAAGCACTTCATACATTACTTGAAGTTTAGtacctaatgataaagaacatttctttccatgaattcattatctctctcttttaattttttaactttccattacaataataactacctgaaatcatggcgttttctcaagatagaagtttaatccatcccaacttgtgcacctgttaggacaagtaattcaaacaacatcctgcaacacatttaaatgcctaatcagtctcactccagtcttatatattgaatgcctaatgtatagtctcttgaattggtgcaaaccatacctgaattgagtGTAATGAATCTACATCTCTTCTGCTATTGAGTGTAATGAATCTACTCGAAGAACCCCATCCAGGAGCTCTGGTCGGTCGATAGAAATCAAGCTTGTgctctattttctttccaactgCTGGCATCTGAAGACTTCTCAATAGGGGAAGAACTCCAAACAGGAGATCTTGTTGGTTGATTCAACTCATCTTGTCCTTTGTCTTCATTCCAACCACCAATATCTAAAGATCTCTCCGTATGGGTACCCTTTGGGTTCTGACTACCCCAGACAGAATTAGATTGACCATGCATCTTGTCCTTATCCCAAACATGTGGTTTGGCAGATGAATCATTTGGTTGGTTCCAACAATTTACATCTTGGGATTTAGCATCTGGAACCCTCTCATTTCCtgcatcatttgatttccaacctccccagggagtagattAATCAGATTAAACAGGctgcttcattgcttacttctttttcatcaacatctgcacctagacattcattgcttacttctttttcactagaaataatgcttaccaaatggaggaaatcatacacatctgttacaacatctagatttgatgccacctggcaaaaagaagaaagaaggtgattcatatttatgcttatgaaacaaagtctaatagtttacatagCTAGGTTATTAAATTAATagattctaagaaaaatagcaaaTGCCATGacctatggcataaaaaaataatcgttgcatggattaacaatcaaacaacaatggtaaagggaagaaaactaacttctttcttgctccacataattTGGAGAGGTGTTCCTGTGCCAACGGCGACATGTTTACCCCAAGAACATGATGCAACTATACTGGATAGTGAATCCGTGTGACACCTTTCAACTGCTCTCTCAAAACATTTAATTGGCCTCTGTATCCATAAAAATTATTAAGATTGGCTAAACCCTTACCAATAAAAATTCAGTATGGCACAACGGTAATTCTTCCCTTGAACGTCATGGAATTTAATATCAATAGACATTGTCAAGACTCAACATTAATCCATCTTTACTTTAAACATTGGGCTTTAAATCTGGACTTGTTAGGTTGATTCTCGAgtcatatgccacatgtacaaggcCAGGCTAGGCCCGGACCTAGGCTCATGCCAAACCAAATTAAATTTTAGTATATAAAAGAAGATTAATTCAAATGCATGGAAAAATAGTGATATTTGTGCTTAACCAAGGGCAAGACTGACTTTTTCAGTTGACTAATTAAGGATCTATTAGTGTAAGCAGCTCCAAGTCATGCATAAAATGAGGTGGAGTTTGGGAAATAGAATAAAAGCAAgaggtttctttttttttggaatacaTTCTAGATTCCTTCCCATCATATTTAGAGACGATGGCTGATACATGCACATTCatttactacttttttttttggtcaaataTTAAAGATGTCAGTAAAATAACCAAGGCATGGTTACCCTTTATTTCCATCTTATGAACTGCAAATGACATTCACTATCTATAATTCCTTTCTAAATCAtggtaaaataaaaagaaagattaAATGCTCTTACATCAACTAAATATGCACTTCCGAATGGGGACTTAAGAAGCATGGCCCAAAGAAGCGGAGGGGACTGAAACATGAAGGCCACTGCAATACTCTGAAATGATGAATGAAATATTTATTAGCTTAAGAAGCATGGCCCAAAGAAGTGAAGGGAACTGAAAATGACCACCCACTTCCTTTCATTgatcatccaaaaaaatgaagatcaATTGGCTGATTAATAATCAAACTATTGTAATTATTAGTTTAAGTTACTACTAAAATAGGATCAGTGAATAAACAGTTTTAAGTTGTGACCATGCCACTTGTGTAGTTTTTGACATCATGAatatcaccttaacaacctagtAGAGTAACTAACGTTTTCCAAATCAGAAGGGGCAAAAACTTAATTTGGTAGCTTAGCTAACACTAGTTATGCTATCATCTTAAAACAGTCACAATTTGGGGATTTGTTTATAAAGGACAAAAAGGAATGGTGTTATTACAAATATGAAAACTAGAGGGGGCTTTGTCTTGTATTGCTAAAAGGAAGGGTTGTATATgcaaaaacctcaaaaaaatatttatcatatGAAATACAGAACCATGGTTGATCAGGGTTTAGCTAAGGATCAACAACATTACTACAATGCTTCTATGAGGGTTTTGCTCCCTGCCCTTCTGAAGTTGGACTAAGATCTCTCTCCCCTTCTGTAAGCATCTGATCAAGAACACTGGAGAAGAATCTTTTGACTAGTGAAATGTTCAGAATGCAACCAAGATACAGGTACATACAagctgggctaatcatgcatgtaaATTTTGTTGCGGAAATCATTTTCCACAACTATAGTTGTGAATTGTAACTAATCCTTGCCATAACTGTCCTAAGAAATCAGAGTTTAGAGGACCCCTGACTCAACCTTTCCATAGTTGATCCTCACAAGTCACACCCATGCTCACCAAAGAGCACACCCTTCAAAACCATATTATAAAGGACAGCTAGGCCTTAAAGATGATACACACCAGACGACGTCTTGAAATGTATCTAAAAACATGAAGATTTATGAACATATAAGAGGAAGTATGGATTCTTGCAACACCTCTTGATTACTTCTTTCCACTGTGTACATTTGGAGATAGACAAGGTAGTCTAGTCTCAGTGACTCATGCACTGAGGATGTTTCTGAACTAGCATTATTGATTCGGGTTTGAGATCTCTTTGATGTCACAatctcgttttcttttcttttttctttttttttccatgtgtCATCACTTAATCAACGTGTTCACTATTTTTTCTACTTTGATTACTTAGGGGCTATTTGGGGCGAGGGGTTTTTGGCAGGGATTTgtaaaatccatggatttcaaatctcccctATTTATCATTTGCAAGGATtgtcaaatccatggatttcctAAATGCAAGCCTCCATAAATCCATGCCCCCTTTGCTGTCTATCAAATGCAAGCCATTGCCCTCTCTGCTGTCTATCAAAggcaaaaagaaatagaaaaagaaaactagaaaattcATGCATTTCAAAATTCACTAATTAAACAGCAAATGTAACACAAAAATGCTGAAAATTTAGGCAAATGTAGCATGAAGATCAAAAGTTCTACAATTAAAAATATCAAACTATTACAAGTCAACCAAAGATCCAGTAaaacaggaaaaaataaaaaagaaaatccaaactgATTAAATTCGACTAGATGAGCAGAAAATGcaagaaaaattgtaaaaatatataaattcaagGTCAAAAGAACCAAATCAAACAAGAACTCTGTTCAATCAAACTAAAATGAATCATCAaaaatttatagtaaaaatgcaaaaaaaaggccaaaaatacTAGATCAAGATCAAAACAACAAGATCAAGCAAACACAACCAAATTCCACTCAATCTAACTTCGAAATCAAATAGAATAGGGAAAAGAAAACGATCGATACCTCTGCAACATAGGCGATGAAAGCATTGCTGGCGAACATTCCCGCGAACAAGATCTCGGTCTTAGGCTTGAGATCAGACATGGGAGCTGAGCACTGGCGTCAGAGAATGCCGATCTGGTGTCGAAAAAAGTGATCGATGGGGCTGTTTGAATGTGGGTGCTCGATGGAAGATGAAAGagggaaaagagaaaaagagggaaaagaggGGCACTCGATTGATTTGGGATGGATATGGAAATCCTCTTCCAAATAAGATAAAATTTTGAAATCCATATGATGTGAGTTTTCCACTAAATAATAACACAAACTTTATTAACAGTCGTACATGTATGGGACCAatttctggatggttaagattgtattatataataaaaatgtataaatatttaccatttatAACTATACCGAttttttggatggtctggataactctatatcttagccactattgttatgaacaagtcaccactattttacattaaatacaaaactcacggtgaaaaacagaaaaatgaaaatgtaagttaagctttggatctagtaTGGCTTTGTGGTCCCGCcatgatcgatttgtttcatccatgccgtccatccatttctcaacataattttatcatcgatcccaaaaaatgagcgtGAACTAAAACTTGGGTGGACGACAcaatgggaaaacaatagtgattggacatccaccattaaaaatctagcccatccattatctgttgccacttggatgaggggtcataccaagttcagacgcatccaaatttcaggtggggccccaccaagtgcttttatatattttaggcatgtcttcacatgattttagatggtatgacccatcagagttctgtatacggctgatttttgggatatcccataatttaaaggggacccatcaaatgcacggtgttgatttttgacacacgtcatggtggggcccacacagctcgaccttatggggagttcccatgagctcgacgtatagaaccttttccatatatatataatatttaaaaaatataaaaacctatgatgtatttgttatatccacatcgtccatccattttgagatatcattttaagtcacgagcaaaagaatgagacagataaaaatctgtagtggatcccaccacagaaaacaacgggagggtgattcccaccgttggaACTATCTTAagacccatcgtaatgtttatttgaaatctaactagttcaaaagtaaaaaaattggTTTCTGgggccatacattatggtggggcccacacagcaccaaccaccagccattggatggtctagggggagtaaccaatctattccccttatttgtggtgtggtccatttaatctttggatatgattcattttttagatattctataaaatgatctcaaaaaatggatgaacagtgtgtgttgatcccaaattttcggtaaatccaaaactgaagtggactatgccacacaaaacagtgtggaataatgatttccaccgttgataccttccttgggcccacaataatgtttattttccatccaacatgttcataatatcaaaaagatatgaatgaagcgaaaacacaaacatcagcttgatccaaaacttctatcaaatgcacggtgttgatgttcgacacacatcatgataggccccacaaaacttactaacattaattcttagagtctcagggtgtcaataagttgggtcacaattttgactagaatatttaacccattttacatgtctggtccattcactctattttactgatcattaccctcaaattgactagttactcgccccgatcatgttacatatgagaaagatattgggcaaacaagattgatcaacaatttaaaTGAATTTTGAtataaacatctgaagttattactcttcaatctggactaattagattgtccaaaaacggttaaaggttgttcataatatcaaaaatatatgaatgaataaaaaacacaaacatcagcttgatccaaaacttctatggcctccaagaaattttaaatagtagaggttcaatcacactatttcctgtggtgtggtccacttgagctttggatatgcttcctttttgttctttagacctcaaattatctgttaacatggatgaatggagtgaataaaataaataaataatagtggaccccacagagtttactctggtaagggtaacgagtaactcacctaaatgtagtagagaagggtttccttaaaacatttataatcatatattgggccttcCTAAATGTGAtttacatatccaacccactcattacgtgtgtcccacttggatgagggatcagaccaagtttcaaccgcatccatgtctatattaacttataaatagattggaactcaaataaacatcgcggcgggccctaagaaggtttcaatagtgggtgtcactgtcccactcttttctatggtgggtccacttgaactttggatatgccccgtcaatcagatgcaccattccatggtaggccatgagcttaaaaacaaagtcaatccatgacttgggtgggccacaccacatactatagttgagagagttaccctcccattaaaacattcataatcatttattgggcccacctagatgtggttcatagatccaacccattcattatgtgtgtcccacttagatgaggagtcagaccaagtttcatacacatccaaaactcatgtgggccccaccaaatgcttttatatgttttagggatatcttcacatagttttatatgccatggcccacctaagtctcatatatgactgatttttggacttaaaggggacacatcaaatgcatggtgttgatgttctacacacatcatggtggggcccacacagattaacctcatgggaagttcccatgaggtgaccttatagtaccatttcactatttaggtaattccttcatgggtgttactttaaccgtgtagggcccaccttgatatattttatgtatattgacaccgtctatatatttttccatcatattttaggatgtgatttcaaatcacaagaactcaataatctcaggtgggccataccaatcaaaataatgatgaataaccattaaaaaccttttgaaggccacaaaagttttggatcaatttgatctttgtagtttaccttcatctagatctcctttacattatcaacaagttggattgcaaataaacattactaaaaccttacgatgggctctttataatttttaatggcgaggtactatattatcattctttccaatggtgtggtccacttaagatttaaatctacacaattttttatacccggcccaaaaatgggttggagaaacgtatgggcggcaaggatatataacacatcatcaaaatctcacttttgttatctaacttttcaatttttcttatcaaaatacaaaatctagttttcttttttaaaaaatatatttttttacatcatcaaaatctagttttgttaattttttcacaattttgtttaatgtcttaaattttctttttcaaaatatcattttttaatctcacttttgttatataacttttcaatttttgttatcaaaatacaaaatctagttttctttttaaaaaaatatttttttttacattttattaattttttcacaattttgtttaattttttaaattttctttttcaaaatatcatatttttatcgatttttttttcaaaattatcaacattattcaaagttcttaattttttttttcaaaatctagatttttataa
This window encodes:
- the LOC131243108 gene encoding DNA-directed RNA polymerase V subunit 1-like isoform X3, producing MSDLKPKTEILFAGMFASNAFIAYVAESIAVAFMFQSPPLLWAMLLKSPFGSAYLVDRPIKCFERAVERCHTDSLSSIVASCSWGKHVAVGTGTPLQIMWSKKEAF
- the LOC131243108 gene encoding DNA-directed RNA polymerase V subunit 1-like isoform X2 → MSDLKPKTEILFAGMFASNAFIAYVAESIAVAFMFQSPPLLWAMLLKSPFGSAYLVDRPIKCFERAVERCHTDSLSSIVASCSWGKHVAVGTGTPLQIMWSKKEVASNLDVVTDVYDFLHLEMRGFQMLNPKM
- the LOC131243108 gene encoding DNA-directed RNA polymerase V subunit 1-like isoform X1, which codes for MSDLKPKTEILFAGMFASNAFIAYVAESIAVAFMFQSPPLLWAMLLKSPFGSAYLVDRPIKCFERAVERCHTDSLSSIVASCSWGKHVAVGTGTPLQIMWSKKEVASNLDVVTDVYDFLHLVSIISSEKEVSNECLGADVDEKEVSNEAACLI